In Urechidicola croceus, a single window of DNA contains:
- a CDS encoding 2TM domain-containing protein, producing the protein MDKEKFNIDEKYIRAKEKVEKVKNFYIHLLAYIVLIPFVIFINYKTYWDFKWFWFAIIGMGIGVIVHAFTVFGYGKDWEERKLKEFMDDDQNNF; encoded by the coding sequence ATGGACAAAGAAAAATTTAATATAGACGAAAAATATATTCGTGCTAAAGAAAAAGTTGAAAAAGTAAAGAATTTTTATATTCACCTTTTAGCCTATATAGTATTAATACCATTTGTAATATTCATAAATTATAAAACATATTGGGATTTTAAATGGTTTTGGTTTGCTATAATAGGTATGGGAATAGGAGTAATAGTTCATGCATTCACAGTATTTGGTTATGGTAAAGATTGGGAAGAGCGTAAATTAAAGGAGTTTATGGATGATGATCAAAACA